GGCAGCGAGGCCGCCGGCCCCTCTCCGGAGGCCCGGGCGCTGGCCGACGGGGTCGTCTCCATTCCGATGGCCGGGCCCACCGAGTCGCTGAACGCCGGCGTGGCCGCCTCCCTGCTCGCGTACGAGGCGATGCGGCAGCAGGGGGCCGCGGCACCGCCCGCCTTGTCCCATTAATGTGTGGAATGTACAATAGCCTGGACAGCCCGCGCGCTGGGGGTGACGGAGCGCCTTGACGACAGACATGCCCAACATCCTGCTCGCTGCCATGGCCCTCGACCTGGGCGGGGCGGAAACCCATGTGATCAGCCTCGCGCGTGAGCTGCACCGGCGCGGGCACCGCGTGGTGGTGGCTTCGGCGGGCGGTCGCATGGTGCCCCTGCTCGAGGAGCGCGGGATCCCCCATATCGTCGTGCCGATGGCCAGCCGAAACCCGCTGGCCATGGCGCGCGCTTACCGGCGGCTGCGCCGGCTGATCGCCGAGCACCAGATCGGGCTCATCCACGCCCACGCCCGCATCCCCGCGTGGCTGTGCGCGCTGGCGGTGCGGGGGAAGGGCATTCCGCTGGTCACCACCTACCACGGGGTGTACAACGCCGGCTTCCCCTGGAAGTACCTGACGACCTTCGGCCAGCGCGCCATCGCCGTGAGCGAGGACGTGCGCCGCCACCTGGAGGGGCCGCTGGGCGCGCCGCCCGCGATCATCCGGGTCATCCCCAACGGCTTCGAGACCGGCGAGTTCCGGCCGGGGCTCGACATCGCCCCGCTGCTCCGGGAGCTGGGCGTCGACCGGACGGGGCCGCACGTCGTGCACGCCAGCCGGCTGACCGACGAGTTCGCCGATACGGCCGTGGCGCTGCTGCAGGCCCTGCCCCGGCTGAACGAGCAGTTCCCGACCATCCGGCTCTGGATCCTGGGCGACGGCAACCGGTACGCCGAGGTGGCCCGCCTCGCCGACGAGGTGAACCGCCGGCTGGGCCGGGAGGCCGCGCGGGCGGTGGGCCACCGGCTGGACGTGCCCGCCTTCTTCAACCTGGCCGACTGCGTGGTCGCCGTGGCCCGCACCGCCACCGAGGCCATGCTCTGCGAGCGGCCGGTGATCATCGCCGGCGAGGGCGGCTACCGGGGCATCCTCACGCCCGAGCGGATCCCGCTGTACGCCGGGTCCAACTTCACTGCCAGGGAGGGCGGCACGCCCCTGAACCCGGCGGTGCTGGCCGCGGACATCGCCGGCCTGCTGGCCCCCGGCAACGAGGCCGAGCGGCAGCGTCTGGGGCGCGCCGGGCGGGAGTTCGTCGTCGCCAGCCTCTCCATCGAATCGGTGACCGCGCGCATTCTGGACGTCTACGCGGAGGTGCTCTGACGTGCTGATCGACAACAAGGGCCGGCTCTTCGGCAAGATCAACCTGCTCGACCTGGTGGTGCTCCTGGGAATCCTGGCCGTCGCAGGGCGGTTCGTCTACGGGGCCCTGACGGGCCCGGCGGCGACCCCGACCGGGCAGGACCAGGTGATCGAGATGACCCTCCGCATCCCGGCCGTGACCCAGTGGACCATCGACGCCATCCAGGTGGGCGACGAGGTGTACGACAGCAAGTCCAACACCCGCATGGGCCAGATCGTCGACGCCTGGTGGGAGCCGGCCGTCGTCGTGCGCGAGATGCCGGACGGCATCGTTCCCCACGAGTCCGACACCCACTTCGACCTGTACGTGACCGTGCGCGGGCCCGCCCGGGTCTCGCCCAACGGCGTCACCATGAGCGGCATCGAGGTGAAGGTGGGGCGGAGCAACCAGTACAAGAGCGCGTTCTGGGCCGCCACCGGGACGACGGTGGCCTTCGACCTGAATCCGCCCGAGCGGTAGGGGGCCGGTCACATGGTACGGTCACCCCTTCTGGATGTCTGGGAGACAAGCCTGGTCGGTCGGCTGGCCGCGTGGTTCCTGGGGGTGTGGGAGGCGAGCCTGACGGGGCGGGCCCTTGCCGCGCTGGGCGCCTTCTGCGCGCGCGTCTTCGCCGGCTCGCTGATCGGCCGGTTCTGGTACTCGGACTGGCCCCGGTCCGGCGACGGCGACGGGCCGGTGAGCCGTGCCCTCGGGGGGCTCCGCCGGCTGGCCGAGGCCGTCGGCCGGGCCGCCGGGCCGTGGCTCCGGGGGCTCTGGGAGACCAGCCTGCTGGTGGCCCTGGGCGGCCGCGTCGCCCGGGCGGTGGGGGGGCTCCTTGCGGGCAGCCACCTGTGGGGGCTGTTCTGGGGCTACGCCGGTGACGTCGCGCCGGCCCCGGCCGAGGCGGAGGACCGGCCGACGTCGCCGGTGGTCTACCTGCTGGGGCTGCTGCTGGGGTTGCTGCCCCTGGTGCCGCACACCCTGTCCGGCCTTTCCACGGCCGCGATGATCGCCGGCGTCTGGTCGCTGGCCGGCCTCGCCGTGCTGGTCCGCTTCGCCCGGGGCGAGTTTGACTGGCGGGCGCCCTCGGCCCTGCTGCCGCTGTCTTTCCTGCTCCTGGTGGTCGGCGCGGCCGCCGTGCAGTCGCTGGCGCCGGCGGCCAGCTTTCGCAACCTGATCATCTGGCTGACCGCGGGCCTGCTCTTCTGGCTGGTCGCCGACCAGGTCCGCACCTCCCGGGACGCGGCGGCGCTGCTGGGGCCGGTGCTGGCCGGGGCAATGCTCATGACCCTCTGGGCGGTGTACCAGGTGTTCCGTCCGCCGCAGGTCGAGGAGTCCTGGGTGGACCCCGAGCAGGCGGGACAGGTGATCCGGGTCTTCGCCAGCATGGGCAACCCCAATTACCTGGCGGAGTACATGACGCTGCTGCTGCCGCCGGCGATCGGCCTCTGGCTGCAGAACCCCCGCCGGCAGCTGCCCCTGGCCCTGCCGGTGGCGATGATGCTGCTCACGCTCCTGCTCACCGGCTCCCGCGGCGGCTGGCTGGCCACGGCCGGCGCCCTGGGGCTCTTCGTGCTGCTGCGCTTCCGCCGCTGGACCGTCTTCCTGGCGCTGGGCGGACTGGCGCTCCTCCTGGCGGCGCCGGACGCCATCCTCACGCGGCTGCTCTCGGCCTTCTCGCTGGCGGACACGTCCAACCAGTATCGGGTGAACATCTGGATCGGCGTGCTGGCCATGCTGCGGGAGCACTGGGTGCTGGGGGTGGGCGCCGGGGCCGAGGCGTTTGCGAAGGGCTACCAGGCCTTCATGCTGTCCGAGGCCCGGGCGGCGCACGCCCACAACGTGCCGCTGGAGATCTTCGCCGAGATGGGCATCCTCGGCCTCATCGCCGCGGTCTGGGCGCTCCTGGCCGCGCTGCGCCGGCCCTTCGTCGTCGGCGCAGACCGGCAGAGCAGCTACATCCTCGCCGCCGTCCCCTGCGCCCTGACCGGCCTCCTGGTCCACGGCCTGGTGGACTACGTGTGGTACAATCCCAAGATCCTGTTTGCCTTCTGGGCCCTGGCGGGCCTGGGGGCGGGCCTGGCAGCAGGCCACAGAGAGGAACGAGCGACTTGACGGACGCAAGACGAGACCTGCCGCGGGTGCTGCACGTCTGCAGCGACACCAACATCGGCGGTGCCGGCCGGTACGTGCTCACCCTGCTGACCCAGCCCCGGATTGCGGAACGGTTCACGGTGGCGGCAGCCTGCCCCGAAGGGGCGCTGGCTGCCGCCCTGCGGCGCGCCGGCGTGACGGTCTTCCCGTACGCGGGCGCGGACCGCTCGCTCTCCTGGTCCGGCCTCAGGGAGCTGGTCGGGCTCATCCGGCGGTGGCGGCCGCACGTCGTTCACACCCACGGCGCCCTGGCCGGCCGCATCGCCGGCCGGCTGGGCGGCGCCCGGGTGGTCTACACCAAGCACGGGCTCGCCGCCGCTGTGGAGGCCTCGGTGCAGGTCCGGAGCCCGGGAGCCTGGCTGCGACGGCTGGCCGTGCGCCGCTTTGCCGACCGCATCGTCGCAGTGTCCGGCGCGGTGCGGGATGCCCTGATCGCGCAGGGGGCCGACCCCGCGGCGGTACGGGTCATCCCCGGCGGCGTCGACCTCGGGCCGTATGAACAGGCGCCGCCTCCGGTA
The nucleotide sequence above comes from Symbiobacterium thermophilum IAM 14863. Encoded proteins:
- a CDS encoding glycosyltransferase family 4 protein, translated to MTTDMPNILLAAMALDLGGAETHVISLARELHRRGHRVVVASAGGRMVPLLEERGIPHIVVPMASRNPLAMARAYRRLRRLIAEHQIGLIHAHARIPAWLCALAVRGKGIPLVTTYHGVYNAGFPWKYLTTFGQRAIAVSEDVRRHLEGPLGAPPAIIRVIPNGFETGEFRPGLDIAPLLRELGVDRTGPHVVHASRLTDEFADTAVALLQALPRLNEQFPTIRLWILGDGNRYAEVARLADEVNRRLGREAARAVGHRLDVPAFFNLADCVVAVARTATEAMLCERPVIIAGEGGYRGILTPERIPLYAGSNFTAREGGTPLNPAVLAADIAGLLAPGNEAERQRLGRAGREFVVASLSIESVTARILDVYAEVL
- a CDS encoding DUF4330 domain-containing protein, whose product is MLIDNKGRLFGKINLLDLVVLLGILAVAGRFVYGALTGPAATPTGQDQVIEMTLRIPAVTQWTIDAIQVGDEVYDSKSNTRMGQIVDAWWEPAVVVREMPDGIVPHESDTHFDLYVTVRGPARVSPNGVTMSGIEVKVGRSNQYKSAFWAATGTTVAFDLNPPER
- a CDS encoding O-antigen ligase family protein; the protein is MVRSPLLDVWETSLVGRLAAWFLGVWEASLTGRALAALGAFCARVFAGSLIGRFWYSDWPRSGDGDGPVSRALGGLRRLAEAVGRAAGPWLRGLWETSLLVALGGRVARAVGGLLAGSHLWGLFWGYAGDVAPAPAEAEDRPTSPVVYLLGLLLGLLPLVPHTLSGLSTAAMIAGVWSLAGLAVLVRFARGEFDWRAPSALLPLSFLLLVVGAAAVQSLAPAASFRNLIIWLTAGLLFWLVADQVRTSRDAAALLGPVLAGAMLMTLWAVYQVFRPPQVEESWVDPEQAGQVIRVFASMGNPNYLAEYMTLLLPPAIGLWLQNPRRQLPLALPVAMMLLTLLLTGSRGGWLATAGALGLFVLLRFRRWTVFLALGGLALLLAAPDAILTRLLSAFSLADTSNQYRVNIWIGVLAMLREHWVLGVGAGAEAFAKGYQAFMLSEARAAHAHNVPLEIFAEMGILGLIAAVWALLAALRRPFVVGADRQSSYILAAVPCALTGLLVHGLVDYVWYNPKILFAFWALAGLGAGLAAGHREERAT
- a CDS encoding glycosyltransferase family 4 protein; the protein is MTDARRDLPRVLHVCSDTNIGGAGRYVLTLLTQPRIAERFTVAAACPEGALAAALRRAGVTVFPYAGADRSLSWSGLRELVGLIRRWRPHVVHTHGALAGRIAGRLGGARVVYTKHGLAAAVEASVQVRSPGAWLRRLAVRRFADRIVAVSGAVRDALIAQGADPAAVRVIPGGVDLGPYEQAPPPVAGVVGALGRLEREKGFDVLLEAMARLRGEARLLLGGDGSQRQALAARVEAEGLPVELVGFVDDVPAFLGRTGVFVVPSRSEGLGLVAVEAMAAGRPVVASRTGGLPEVVVDGETGLLVAPEDPDGLARAIRMLLADPERSARMGAAGRERARALFSAERMAAETAALYEELIAP